One segment of Drosophila mauritiana strain mau12 chromosome 3R, ASM438214v1, whole genome shotgun sequence DNA contains the following:
- the LOC117145921 gene encoding venom serine carboxypeptidase, translating into MKTATHCAFLIIATIVAISGAKGVEGERPYRRSFINPYPRYQFFDDGVDPGEPLFLTPLINNASMSKQEVQKLARVVGSQFHGVESYSGYLTVDPGFKSNMFFWYFPAEQEPEYAPVVLWLQGGPGASSLFGLFTENGPLELDGHGKLQKRNYTWSKTHNLIYIDNPVGTGFSFTENDAGYARNEKDVGRNLHEAVMQLYELFEWRNSSGFWVTGESYAGKYVPALAYHIHKVQNAIETRVYVPLKGVAIGNGLSDPLHQLKYGDYLYQLGLIDEHGLKSFHDAEAKGAECIKSHDMECAFDVFDSLINGDLTNGSLFSNLTGYSWYYNYLKSHDDDGANLGEFLQAGATRRAIHVGNKPFHDLDKENKVELHLKKDVMDSVAPWIAELLAHYTVCIYSGQLDIIVAYPLTRNYLNNLKFPGSDKYKLAPREVWRVDGEVAGYVKHAVHLVEIMVRNAGHMAPHDQPKWLYMMIDHLTHYKH; encoded by the coding sequence ATGAAAACTGCAACTCATTGCGCATTTCTAATTATCGCGACTATAGTCGCAATAAGCGGAGCAAAAGGAGTCGAGGGAGAACGCCCCTACAGGCGGAGCTTCATCAATCCGTATCCGCGCTACCAGTTCTTCGACGATGGTGTCGATCCCGGGGAGCCCCTGTTCCTGACGCCCCTGATCAACAATGCTTCGATGAGCAAGCAAGAGGTTCAGAAGCTGGCCCGCGTCGTGGGCTCCCAGTTCCATGGAGTTGAGAGCTACTCCGGCTATTTGACCGTGGACCCCGGCTTCAAATCCAACATGTTCTTCTGGTACTTCCCCGCCGAGCAGGAGCCTGAATATGCGCCAGTGGTTCTGTGGCTTCAGGGTGGACCAGGTGCCTCCTCCCTGTTCGGCTTGTTCACGGAGAATGGCCCACTGGAGTTGGACGGTCATGGAAAGCTTCAGAAACGCAACTATACCTGGAGCAAGACACACAATCTCATCTACATTGACAATCCCGTGGGCACTGGCTTCAGTTTTACAGAGAACGATGCCGGCTATGCTAGGAACGAGAAGGATGTCGGCCGCAATCTGCACGAGGCCGTGATGCAGCTGTACGAACTCTTCGAGTGGCGCAACTCCTCTGGTTTCTGGGTCACCGGCGAGTCCTATGCCGGAAAGTACGTGCCCGCCCTCGCTTACCACATCCACAAGGTACAAAATGCCATAGAGACCCGCGTCTACGTGCCGCTCAAGGGCGTGGCCATCGGAAATGGTCTCTCGGATCCTCTGCATCAGCTAAAGTACGGTGACTATCTCTACCAGCTGGGCCTGATCGACGAGCACGGACTGAAGAGTTTCCACGATGCCGAGGCGAAGGGAGCTGAATGCATCAAGAGTCACGACATGGAGTGCGCCTTCGACGTATTCGATTCCCTAATCAACGGGGACCTCACCAATGGCTCACTGTTCAGCAACCTTACTGGATACAGCTGGTACTACAACTACTTGAAGTcgcatgatgatgatggcgcaAACTTGGGCGAATTTCTGCAGGCGGGAGCCACTCGGCGGGCCATACATGTGGGCAATAAGCCATTCCATGATCTGGACAAGGAGAACAAGGTGGAACTTCACCTGAAGAAGGATGTCATGGACTCCGTGGCCCCGTGGATAGCTGAACTGCTGGCCCACTATACTGTGTGCATCTATAGCGGGCAGCTGGACATTATTGTGGCCTATCCACTGACGCGCAATTATCTCAACAACCTTAAGTTCCCCGGCTCGGACAAGTACAAGTTGGCTCCCCGCGAAGTGTGGCGCGTTGATGGCGAAGTGGCCGGCTATGTCAAACACGCCGTACATCTGGTGGAGATCATGGTGCGCAATGCCGGGCACATGGCTCCTCACGATCAGCCTAAGTGGCTGTACATGATGATTGATCACCTTACTCATTACAAGCACTAG
- the LOC117145924 gene encoding rRNA methyltransferase 2, mitochondrial — MRLVFTGNCVFKRLLHTEIGAKYAKQQPRNLKGRSKSSQEWLTRQLADPYVEKARMMNYRCRSAFKLLEIDDKYGILQPGDTVLECGAAPGSWTQVAVERTNANGKQERAPQGAVFSIDLLHFHAVPGATIFGGMDFTTSLAQKRLREALQHRKVNCVLSDMAPNATGVRMLDQESITNLCYEVLRFALAMSAPQAHLVVKVWDNGDVPKLERDMLRFYEKVKRVKPRASRGDSAEHFLVARNFKGATDS, encoded by the coding sequence ATGCGGCTTGTTTTTACGGgtaattgtgtttttaaacgcCTGCTGCACACGGAAATAGGCGCAAAGTATGCCAAACAGCAGCCGCGGAACCTCAAGGGCCGGAGCAAGAGCTCCCAGGAGTGGCTTACGCGACAACTGGCGGATCCGTACGTGGAGAAGGCCCGCATGATGAACTATCGCTGCCGGAGTGCCTTCAAGTTACTGGAGATCGACGATAAATACGGAATCCTGCAGCCCGGAGACACAGTTTTGGAATGCGGAGCTGCTCCCGGCAGCTGGACCCAGGTGGCCGTGGAGCGGACCAATGCCAACGGAAAGCAGGAGCGGGCGCCGCAGGGAGCCGTCTTTAGCATCGACCTGTTGCATTTTCATGCTGTGCCGGGTGCCACAATCTTTGGCGGCATGGATTTCACTACGTCCCTGGCGCAAAAGCGGCTGAGGGAAGCTTTACAACACAGAAAGGTCAACTGCGTGCTGTCTGACATGGCACCCAACGCCACCGGAGTGAGGATGCTGGACCAGGAGAGCATCACAAACCTCTGCTACGAGGTGCTGCGCTTTGCCCTAGCCATGTCTGCTCCGCAGGCCCATCTGGTGGTCAAGGTGTGGGATAATGGGGACGTCCCCAAGCTTGAGCGGGATATGCTTAGGTTTTATGAGAAAGTGAAGAGAGTAAAGCCGCGCGCTAGCCGCGGAGATTCCGCCGAGCACTTCCTGGTGGCCAGGAACTTTAAGGGAGCAACGGATAGTTAA
- the LOC117142460 gene encoding serine/threonine-protein kinase/endoribonuclease IRE1, which yields MRFCVVVCCVLFLLASGPIASATAKSQQGDSAEVVSSVEDEKTDCTDLARDEEALMVFSTLGGGLTAIDPVTSEIRWTIADDPPIVAEHQENVQVPHFLPDPRDGSIYQLGQMGSLKKLPYTIPQLVANAPCRSSDGILYSGKKSDTWYMVDPKTGRREKVMGFGDATMDGKEGEQIGWATSRAIYLGRTQYTVMMYDSLAKNKDAKPWNITFYDYNAVSAPPELAKEYEYIHLTTTTNGQIVTLDRKQGKFLWQRDLSSPVVAAFLLGPDGLLSVPFTTVSDEAYHAILEESKTGNVNTVKLFQSLYVGEHQKGLYALPSLVDKNTPRISTAPPIKLLDGPTGDQNSNQETDPRTIYINDVLQEHPGIMLGHYNMPNEGNGNLQLSPTTASSKVVQSLATIHNYNDGYGLLANNEKNAADIGVQTDPELVEIGIDQRTNGNTINRTKTIILQNSNKVQAFINEWFMEHPSGKVHQILIVIVLGMIALFWYTCSTMRELQKQSENGSKTFAIAQNGSNGSTGSNGSNANAEDLVDLGNGQVRVGKISFSTNEVLGKGCEGTFVFKGTFEERFVAVKRLLPECFTFADREVALLRESDAHENVVRYFCTEQDRQFRYIAVELCAATLQDYTEGDRSLELQNHIDVWQVLSQAASGLSHLHSLDIVHRDIKPQNVLISLPDAKGKVRVMISDFGLCKKLNFGKTSFSRRSGVTGTDGWIAPEMMRSQRTTTAVDIFSLGCVYYYVLSGGHHAFGDNLKRQANILSHEYNLAKLRTEDDSEDSRIILAEQLISDMIHKDPQSRPPARCIGNHPLFWDEPKMLSFLQDVSDRVEKLQFHAEPLKSLEKNGRIVVLDDWNVHLDPMITDDLRKYRGYMGASVRDLLRALRNKKHHYHELTPAAQEMLGCIPHEFTNYWVDRFPQLISHAYHAFSICSNEPIFKPYYSAGYLFSRPWYFDADDALFPMLMRDPKPLPKIGSPKKTPSPANSQAQQLKQRKGLYNFRKHSDELPIPGVGLQRNLELDGQSLEPDGKRDVFANFKFRRYSKPGNNRNYNGGHKDTQEKEKYVSWTLPPSTQD from the exons atgagATTCTGCGTTGTTGTTTGTTGCGTGTTATTTTTGCTGGCCAGCGGGCCTATTGCATCAGCTACAGCAAAATCACAACAGGGCGACTCGGCAGAAGTCGTCAGCAGCGTCGAGGATGAGAAGACG GACTGCACGGACCTCGCCCGCGACGAGGAGGCGCTGATGGTGTTCTCCACACTGGGCGGCGGACTGACGGCCATCGATCCGGTGACCAGCGAAATACGCTGGACAATAGCAGATG ATCCTCCTATAGTAGCAGAACACCAGGAGAATGTTCAGGTTCCGCACTTTCTGCCCGATCCTCGAGATGGCAGCATTTACCAGCTGGGTCAGATGGGCAGTCTCAAGAAGTTACCGTACACCATTCCCCAACTGGTGGCCAATGCCCCCTGTCGCTCCTCCGATGGAATCCTGTACTCAGGGAAAAAGAGCGACACCTGGTATATGGTGGATCCCAAGACGGGCAGACGCGAAAAGGTCATGGGCTTTGGCGATGCCACAATGGATGGCAAGGAGGGCGAGCAGATCGGCTGGGCCACTTCGCGGGCCATCTATCTGGGCCGGACTCAGTACACGGTCATGATGTACGACAGCCTGGCCAAGAACAAGGATGCGAAGCCATGGAATATCACATTTTACGACTACAATGCTGTGAGTGCTCCTCCAGAGCTGGCCAAGGAATATG AGTATATACATctgaccaccaccaccaatgGACAAATTGTGACTCTGGATCGGAAGCAGGGTAAATTTCTGTGGCAGCGCGATCTTAGCAGCCCAGTGGTGGCCGCTTTCCTTTTGGGACCAGACGGGCTACTCAGTGTGCCATTCACCACGGTCTCTGATGAAGCTTATCATGCTATCCTCGAGGAGTCGAAAACAGGAAATGTGAACACCGTGAAGCTATT CCAATCCCTTTATGTGGGCGAACATCAAAAGGGCTTGTACGCCCTGCCTTCGCTGGTGGACAAGAACACGCCTCGTATTTCCACAGCACCACCCATAAAACTTCTGGATGGACCTACAGGAGACCAGAACAGCAACCAAGAGACAGATCCGCGCACCATTTACATTAACGATGTGCTGCAAGAGCATCCAGGAATTATGTTGGGGCACTACAACATGCCCAATGAGGGTAATGGTAATCTGCAGCTGTCACCGACGACAGCCAGCAGCAAGGTGGTTCAGAGTCTGGCCACCATTCACAACTATAACGATGGCTACGGTCTGTTGGCCAATAATGAAAAGAACGCCGCCGACATTGGCGTACAAACGGATCCCGAGCTGGTCGAAATTGGCATTGATCAGCGGACGAATGGAAACACCATTAATCGGACGAAGACAATAATACTGCAGAACAGCAATAAGGTGCAGGCGTTTATCAACGAGTGGTTCATGGAGCATCCTAGCGGAAAGGTGCATCAGATTCTGATTGTTATCGTTCTGGGCATGATTGCCTTGTTTTGGTACACCTGCAGCACAATGAGGGAGCTGCAAAAGCAGAGCGAGAATGGTTCAAAAACCTTTGCCATTGCCCAGAATGGATCCAATGGAAGCACTGGCAGCAATGGTAGCAATGCTAACGCTGAAGACCTAGTGGACTTGGGTAATGGACAAGTGCGCGTGGGCAAGATCAGCTTCAGCACAAATGAGGTACTGGGAAAGGGCTGCGAGGGTACTTTTGTCTTTAAGGGCACATTCGAGGAACGTTTTGTAGCCGTAAAACGGCTGCTGCCTGAATGCTTCACCTTTGCTGATCGCGAGGTGGCCCTATTGCGGGAATCGGACGCCCACGAAAATGTGGTGCGCTACTTCTGCACCGAACAGGATCGCCAGTTCCGCTACATAGCCGTCGAACTGTGCGCGGCCACTCTGCAGGACTACACCGAAGGAGATCGCTCGCTGGAACTTCAAAATCACATCGATGTTTGGCAAGTGTTGAGCCAGGCGGCATCTGGACTAAGTCATCTTCACTCCCTCGACATTGTGCATCGCGACATCAAGCcgcaaaatgttttgatttcgCTGCCAGACGCCAAGGGCAAAGTACGTGTCATGATCTCCGATTTTGGGCTCTGCAAGAAGCTGAATTTTGGCAAGACTAGTTTCTCACGCCGATCGGGTGTAACAGGCACCGATGGATGGATCGCGCCAGAAATGATGAGATCACAGCGAACG ACAACTGCTGTGGATATCTTTTCTCTGGGCTGcgtttattattatgttttgaGTGGCGGTCACCACGCCTTTGGTGACAATCTAAAGCGCCAGGCCAACATACTTTCCCACGAGTACAATTTGGCCAAGCTGCGCACAGAGGACGACAGTGAGGACAGTCGAATT ATCCTTGCTGAGCAATTAATATCGGATATGATACACAAGGATCCGCAATCGCGACCTCCAGCTCGTTGTATCGGAAATCATCCGCTCTTTTGGGATGAGCCTAAAATGCTCTCGTTCCTTCAGGATGTCAGCGATCGTGTGGAGAAGTTGCAATTTCATGCCGAGCCGCTTAAGTCGCTGGAGAAGAACGGGCGGATAGTTGTTTTAGACGATTGGAATGTCCATCTGGACCCCATGATCACGGATGATTTGAGGAAGTACCGTGGATATATGGGCGCCAGTGTAAGAGATTTGCTCCGTGCTCTGCGCAACAAGAAGCATCATTATCACGAGCTAACGCCAGCCGCCCAGGAGATGCTGGGCTGCATTCCGCACGAGTTCACCAACTACTGGGTGGATCGCTTCCCGCAGCTCATTTCACACGCCTACCACGCGTTCAGTATTTGCTCAAATGAGCCGATCTTCAAGCCGTACTACAGTGCCGGCTATCTTTTTTCACGTCCGTGGTACTTTGATGCGGACGATGCGCTGTTCCCCATGCTCATGCGGGATCCCAAGCCCCTGCCCAAGATTGGAAGTCCTAAAAAGACACCTTCGCCGGCAAACAGCCAAGCTCAGCAGTTGAAGCAAAGAAAAGGGCTTTACAACTTCCGTAAGCACAGCGATGAGCTGCCGATTCCTGGCGTTGGTCTGCAGCGTAATCTTGAGCTAGATGGACAATCACTGGAGCCCGATGGCAAGCGGGATGTGTTTGCCAACTTTAAGTTTCGGCGCTACTCGAAGCCGGGAAACAATCGCAATTACAACGGTGGGCACAAGGACACACAGGAGAAGGAAAAGTACGTAAGCTGGACGTTGCCACCTTCAACGCAGGATTAG